The genomic DNA GACGGCATGCACAAGACCTCCGCCTGGCCTCTGGCGCTGATCTACACGGCGCTGATCGTCTTCGCCAGCCTGTTCCCGTTCGACGGGTGGCGCGCGCAGGGCATCGATCCCCTGGTGTTCTTGCTGGCGCCGTTGCCGCCGCCGTACTGGACGGGCTTCGACATCGCCACCAATGTCGTGGGCTATGCGCCGCTGGGCTTTCTGCTGGTGCTGGCCATGCTGCGCTCGGGCTGGCGGCGCGGCGCGGTGCTGCTGTCCACGCTGGTGGGCGTGCTGCTGTCGCTGGCCATGGAGTTTCTGCAGATCTACCTGCCCCGGCGCGTGCCCTCCAACCTGGACCTGCTGCTCAACGCGGCGGGGGCGCTGGCGGGGGCGCTGAGTGCCGCGCTGCTGGAGCGCGCGGGCGCCATCGACCGCTGGAGCGACTTCAGGGGGCGCTGGTTTGTCGCCGATGCCAGCGGCGCCATCGTGCTGCTGGCGCTGTGGCCCCTGGCGCTGCTGTTCCCGGCGGCCGTGCCGTTCGGGCTGGGCCAGGTGCTCGAGCGGCTGGAGGCCGCGCTCATCGAGCTGCTGGCCGATACCCCGTTCCTGGAATGGCTTCCGCTGCGCGACGCCGCGTTCGACCCGCTCTCGCCCAGCGGCGAGCTCCTGTGCGTGACGCTGGGCCTGCTGACCCCCTGCCTGCTGGGCTACTGCGTGATCCGCTCCGTGGGCCGGCGCGCGCTGTTTGCCCTGGGGGTCGTGGCCGTGGGCGTCACGCTCACCGCGCTGTCGGCCGCCCTGAGCTGGGGGCCCGTGCATGCCTGGGAGTGGATGGGCCTGCCCACGCGCGTGGGCGTGTGGGGTGCGCTGGCGCTGGCGCTGCTGCTGCTGGCGCTGCCCCGGCGTGCCTGCGCGGCCGTGCTGCTGGTCGCGCTGGTCTGGCACCTTGCGCTGCTCAACCAGGCGCCCACCAGCGCCTACTTCGCGCAGACGCTGCAGATCTGGGAGCAGGGCCGGTTCATCCGTTTTTACGGCCTGGGCCAGTGGCTGGGCTGGCTGTGGCCCTATGCCACGCTGCTGTATGTGCTGTTGCGCGTGTCCCGGCGCGAGTCGCAAACCTAAAATGGGTGGATGAGCGACACCAACCCCTCGCCGGCCGCAGCGCCCGGCTACTACCAGCGCCACATCTTTTTCTGCCTGAACGACCGGACCAACGGCGAAGACAGCTGCGCCCACCACAACGCGCAGGCGGGCTTTGACCGCTGCAAGGCGCAGGTCAAGGCGGCCGGCCTGGCGGGCGCCGGCAAGGTGCGCGTGAACAAGGCGGGCTGCCTGGACCGCTGCGCGGCCGGCCCCGTCGCGGTGGTCTACCCCGAAGGCACCTGGTACACCTATGTCGACGATGCCGACATCGACGAGATCGTCGAGTCGCACCTCAAGAATGGCCAGATCGTGGAACGCCTGGTGCCACCGGCGGAACTCGGGCGCTGAAAGCGCCTCCATCCTGGACTTTGGAATGATTTCAGCCGCTGGCGCACGACTGCCGTGCGCTAACAGCTATTGATTGAGTAGCAATTCGTGAATGCCCAAACCGAACGCCTGAGCTTGTCCGGCGCCGCTGGCGCCATCGAGGCCGTGCGCGATGCCGCCGCGCCCGACGGCGGTGCGCCTCCCCGGGGCGTGGCCATCATCGCGCACCCCCATCCCCTCTTTGGCGGCACCATGGACAACAAGGTGGTGCAGACGCTGGCGCGCGCCTTCGTGCAGTGCGGCTGGACGGCGGTGCGCTTCAACTTCCGGGGCGTGGGCGGCAGCGAAGGCGTGCACGACGAAGGCCGGGGCGAACTGCAGGACCTGCTGGCCGTGGTGGAACAGGTGGCGCCCGCGGGCGACGCGGGGCCGCGCATCGCGCTGGCGGGTTTTTCGTTCGGCGCATTCGTCACCAGCCACGCGCTGGCCGCCCTCTGGCCGCAGGGCCGCGTGGACCACGCGGTGCTGGTGGGCACCGCAGCCAGCCGCTTCACCGTCGCCCCGGTGCCCCCCGACGCCCATCTGCAGACCCTGGTCGTGCATGGCGAGCAGGACGACACCGTGCCGCTTTCCGCCGTGATGGACTGGGCGCGGCCCCAGATACTGCCTGTCACAGTCATTCCCGCGGGCGGCCATTTCTTTCACGGACAATTGCCGCTTTTGAAAAATCTGGTGGTGCGCCACCTGCGGTCGGGGGGCTGAAACGCCCCGGCCGCGG from Acidovorax sp. A79 includes the following:
- a CDS encoding VanZ family protein: MHKTSAWPLALIYTALIVFASLFPFDGWRAQGIDPLVFLLAPLPPPYWTGFDIATNVVGYAPLGFLLVLAMLRSGWRRGAVLLSTLVGVLLSLAMEFLQIYLPRRVPSNLDLLLNAAGALAGALSAALLERAGAIDRWSDFRGRWFVADASGAIVLLALWPLALLFPAAVPFGLGQVLERLEAALIELLADTPFLEWLPLRDAAFDPLSPSGELLCVTLGLLTPCLLGYCVIRSVGRRALFALGVVAVGVTLTALSAALSWGPVHAWEWMGLPTRVGVWGALALALLLLALPRRACAAVLLVALVWHLALLNQAPTSAYFAQTLQIWEQGRFIRFYGLGQWLGWLWPYATLLYVLLRVSRRESQT
- a CDS encoding ferredoxin, with product MSDTNPSPAAAPGYYQRHIFFCLNDRTNGEDSCAHHNAQAGFDRCKAQVKAAGLAGAGKVRVNKAGCLDRCAAGPVAVVYPEGTWYTYVDDADIDEIVESHLKNGQIVERLVPPAELGR
- a CDS encoding alpha/beta fold hydrolase, encoding MNAQTERLSLSGAAGAIEAVRDAAAPDGGAPPRGVAIIAHPHPLFGGTMDNKVVQTLARAFVQCGWTAVRFNFRGVGGSEGVHDEGRGELQDLLAVVEQVAPAGDAGPRIALAGFSFGAFVTSHALAALWPQGRVDHAVLVGTAASRFTVAPVPPDAHLQTLVVHGEQDDTVPLSAVMDWARPQILPVTVIPAGGHFFHGQLPLLKNLVVRHLRSGG